Proteins from a genomic interval of Piscinibacter sp. HJYY11:
- a CDS encoding AsmA family protein, translating into MTSSWMRKLLIGAGVFVLLIAAVLTYLVATFDPNAYKGLAVDWMKTHRQRTLAIDGPIKLAVFPRLAVQVSGVTLSEKNRPDEFLKLDEAALSVAVLPLLRQQVVVDSVRAKGLRVVYRRDAKGGSNVDDFMQGEPKTEPAEKSSSPLRFDVSSIQLDDLQLSLRDEQGKLAGDIALASVSTGRLADGVESPVKLKARLALTAPVVQGELDGSTQLKLELANKGVTLNDMSLAWKGKLPGAETVDATLRGAIAFDTANGTLRAEKIELAGDAGLGTLRLVKSSLAVEAFAFDPSGQALQLGKLRIKLGGTSSGHPMNLNLDWPELVVKRDSLTGSPLSGQLSLAGPTSIDASFKTAAPSGNFERIVVPSVESTLKGRSGPRNVEGTVRATLLLQPSKGAVALEGLNTQLQLHEPSLQPLALTLQGTADASAQVANWALKGQINGNPYTSEGKAILATTPTTLNVAARFESLDLNRLLPPSSTATPASGPSSGSGTAADTPVDLSALRSVQGKFDVKIGQFAYQTYRIADVVFAATIEGGMLRVGQLSGKAWGGSFVANAFADARASRLAVAGSANGVNVNALLKDVAQKDVLEGTGRVVLDVDSAGRSVNELKSRLQGKAALQLRDGAIKGVNLAKSLRQAKATLGLKGGDEVQKASRTEKTDFSELSATFAISEGVARSNDLDMKSPFLRLGGDGLLDIGKSRIDYTARATVASTSKGQDGADLAALKGLTIPVHLTGPFDAMDWRIRWSAIAAQALKTEVGSKLEQQAKDRLRDKLGLPGAASPASGAASGQRLEDAAKDKLKDKLKGIFK; encoded by the coding sequence ATGACTTCTTCCTGGATGCGCAAGCTGCTGATCGGCGCAGGCGTGTTCGTGCTGCTGATCGCAGCCGTGCTGACCTACCTTGTCGCCACTTTCGACCCCAACGCCTACAAGGGCTTGGCCGTCGACTGGATGAAAACCCATCGCCAGCGCACGCTGGCGATCGACGGCCCGATCAAGCTCGCGGTGTTTCCGCGGCTGGCGGTGCAGGTCTCGGGCGTCACGCTGTCCGAGAAGAATCGGCCCGATGAATTCCTGAAGCTGGACGAGGCCGCGCTGTCGGTCGCCGTGCTGCCGCTCTTGCGCCAGCAGGTGGTGGTCGACAGCGTGCGGGCCAAGGGCCTGCGCGTGGTCTACCGGCGCGACGCGAAAGGCGGCTCCAACGTCGACGACTTCATGCAGGGCGAGCCCAAGACCGAGCCTGCGGAAAAAAGCAGCTCGCCGCTGCGCTTCGACGTGAGCAGCATCCAGCTCGACGACCTGCAATTGAGCCTGCGCGACGAGCAGGGCAAGCTCGCCGGCGACATCGCGCTTGCCTCGGTGAGCACCGGGCGTCTGGCCGATGGGGTCGAGTCGCCCGTCAAGCTCAAGGCCCGGCTGGCGCTCACCGCGCCTGTGGTGCAAGGCGAACTCGACGGCAGCACGCAGCTCAAGCTCGAGCTCGCCAACAAGGGCGTGACGCTGAACGACATGTCGCTGGCCTGGAAGGGCAAGCTGCCCGGCGCCGAGACGGTCGACGCCACGCTGCGCGGCGCGATCGCCTTCGACACCGCCAACGGCACGCTGCGCGCCGAGAAGATCGAGCTCGCCGGTGATGCGGGGCTCGGCACGCTGCGGCTCGTCAAGTCGTCGCTGGCCGTCGAGGCCTTCGCCTTCGACCCGAGCGGCCAGGCGCTGCAGCTCGGCAAGCTCCGCATCAAGCTCGGCGGCACCAGCAGCGGCCACCCGATGAACCTCAACCTCGACTGGCCTGAGCTGGTCGTCAAGCGCGACTCCTTGACGGGCAGCCCCTTGAGCGGCCAGCTGAGCCTGGCCGGGCCGACCTCCATCGATGCCAGCTTCAAGACGGCCGCGCCGAGTGGCAACTTCGAGCGCATCGTGGTGCCCAGTGTCGAGAGCACGCTGAAGGGCCGCAGCGGCCCGCGCAACGTCGAAGGCACCGTGCGCGCCACGCTGCTGCTGCAGCCGTCCAAGGGTGCCGTGGCGCTCGAAGGCCTCAACACCCAGTTGCAACTGCACGAGCCTTCGCTGCAGCCGCTGGCCCTCACGCTGCAAGGCACGGCCGACGCCTCGGCACAGGTGGCGAACTGGGCGCTCAAGGGCCAGATCAACGGCAACCCGTACACGAGCGAAGGCAAGGCCATCCTCGCGACCACGCCGACGACGCTCAACGTGGCGGCGCGCTTCGAGTCTCTCGACCTCAACCGCCTGCTGCCGCCATCGTCCACCGCAACGCCTGCGTCGGGCCCGTCGTCCGGCAGCGGCACGGCGGCCGACACGCCGGTCGACCTCTCGGCCCTGCGTTCCGTGCAAGGCAAGTTCGACGTGAAGATCGGTCAGTTCGCCTACCAGACCTACCGCATCGCCGACGTGGTGTTCGCCGCCACGATCGAAGGCGGCATGCTGCGCGTGGGCCAGCTGAGCGGCAAGGCCTGGGGCGGCAGCTTCGTCGCCAACGCCTTCGCCGATGCACGGGCCAGCCGCCTCGCGGTGGCAGGCAGCGCGAATGGCGTCAACGTCAATGCGCTCCTGAAAGACGTGGCGCAGAAAGACGTCCTCGAAGGCACGGGCCGCGTGGTGCTCGACGTCGACAGCGCCGGCCGCAGCGTCAACGAACTCAAGTCGCGCCTGCAGGGCAAGGCCGCGCTGCAGCTGCGCGACGGCGCGATCAAGGGCGTGAACCTCGCCAAGAGCCTGCGCCAGGCCAAGGCCACGCTGGGCCTCAAGGGTGGCGACGAGGTGCAGAAGGCAAGCCGCACCGAGAAGACCGACTTCTCCGAGCTCAGTGCCACGTTCGCGATCAGCGAAGGTGTGGCGCGCAGCAACGACCTCGACATGAAGAGCCCCTTCCTGCGCCTGGGCGGCGATGGCCTGCTCGACATCGGCAAGAGCCGCATCGACTACACCGCGCGTGCCACGGTCGCCTCCACCTCCAAGGGGCAGGACGGCGCCGACCTCGCCGCGCTCAAGGGCCTCACGATTCCGGTGCACCTCACCGGGCCGTTCGATGCGATGGACTGGCGCATCCGCTGGTCGGCCATCGCCGCGCAGGCGCTCAAGACCGAAGTGGGCAGCAAGCTCGAGCAGCAGGCCAAGGACCGCCTGCGCGACAAGCTCGGTCTGCCCGGTGCGGCGAGCCCGGCCAGTGGTGCCGCGAGCGGCCAGCGCCTGGAAGACGCCGCCAAGGACAAACTCAAGGACAAGCTGAAGGGGATCTTCAAGTGA
- a CDS encoding FAD-dependent oxidoreductase encodes MKRFDVCVLGAGVVGQSLALSLARQGFQVALVSQPASASGEASRVDVRAYALNAASVELLKSLKVWDALPPHAATPVYDMHIEGDAASGLLEFSAWQQRFGELAWIVDAPVLEQSMAAAVRYAPHVTQVTEKVEASLTALCEGKASATREALGVTWDRHDYGHTAIAARLSGDAPHANTARQWFRQPDVLALLPFDAPQPGQSHALVWSMPEARAQELMALDAAAFEQALNEATGGACGTLHLASERVAWPLMLARARSWCGPGWVLLGDAAHVVHPLAGQGLNLGLADVATLATVISQREAWRELGDARLLRRYERQRQAPTIAMGQLTDGLLRLFSHEQPALRELRNRGMTLVNHLPPLKRWLASRALGS; translated from the coding sequence ATGAAACGCTTCGATGTCTGCGTGCTGGGTGCCGGTGTGGTGGGCCAGAGCCTGGCGCTGTCGCTGGCGCGCCAGGGTTTCCAGGTGGCATTGGTGTCACAGCCCGCGTCTGCGTCGGGTGAGGCCTCGCGTGTCGATGTGCGGGCCTATGCGCTCAACGCCGCGTCGGTCGAGCTGCTGAAGTCGCTCAAGGTGTGGGACGCGCTGCCCCCGCATGCGGCCACGCCGGTCTACGACATGCACATCGAGGGCGATGCGGCCTCGGGCCTGCTCGAGTTCTCGGCCTGGCAGCAGCGCTTCGGCGAGCTCGCGTGGATCGTCGATGCACCCGTGCTCGAACAATCGATGGCCGCGGCCGTGCGCTATGCGCCCCATGTGACGCAGGTGACCGAGAAGGTCGAGGCCTCGCTCACCGCCCTTTGCGAAGGCAAGGCCTCGGCCACGCGTGAAGCGCTCGGCGTGACATGGGACCGCCACGACTATGGCCACACCGCCATCGCCGCGCGCCTGAGCGGGGACGCGCCGCACGCGAACACCGCGCGGCAGTGGTTCCGCCAGCCCGATGTGCTGGCCCTGCTGCCCTTCGATGCCCCGCAGCCCGGTCAGTCACATGCGCTGGTCTGGTCGATGCCGGAAGCGCGTGCGCAGGAGTTGATGGCACTCGACGCCGCCGCCTTCGAGCAGGCCTTGAACGAGGCCACCGGCGGCGCCTGCGGCACGCTGCACCTTGCCAGCGAACGCGTAGCCTGGCCGCTGATGCTGGCACGCGCGCGCAGCTGGTGCGGCCCCGGCTGGGTGCTGCTCGGCGACGCTGCCCACGTGGTGCACCCGCTCGCCGGGCAGGGCCTCAACCTGGGCCTGGCCGACGTGGCCACGCTCGCCACCGTCATCTCACAACGCGAAGCCTGGCGCGAGCTGGGCGATGCGCGCCTGCTGCGCCGCTACGAGCGGCAGCGCCAGGCGCCCACGATCGCGATGGGCCAGCTCACCGATGGCTTGTTGCGCTTGTTTTCACATGAGCAGCCGGCGCTGCGGGAACTCCGCAACCGAGGCATGACTCTCGTCAACCACCTTCCACCGCTCAAGCGCTGGCTCGCCTCGCGTGCGCTGGGTTCCTGA